From Luteococcus japonicus, one genomic window encodes:
- a CDS encoding type I restriction-modification system subunit M: protein MITGELKGKIDRVWDAFWSGGISNPLEVIEQITYLLFMRRLDEVQTLAESKAKLLGHGVIEDVVFLPDQQQLRWSRLKNTSADDMFATMSEDVFPFLRRLGAQVGGDGSTYSEHMKDARFTIPNAALLTKVVDLVDEIPMADRDTNGDLYEYLLSKIASAGVNGQFRTPRHIISLMVDLMAPTPQDVICDPACGTAGFLVGASEYLREHHPSINTNATHREHFHDGMFHGYDFDKTMLRIGSMNMMMHGVQRPDIAYRDSLSEGAAHDEGRYSLILANPPFAGSLDYEQTSAELLKMVKTKKTELLFLALFLKLLSTGGRAAVIVPDGVLFGSSKAHKDLRKELVEKHSLDAVIKLPSGVFRPYAGVSTAILLFTKTGVGGTKDVWFYDVRADGFSLDDKRNPIAESDLDDVRKRWKSLTTAEPTNTTAEPTDTTAEPVEASERDRARTEQSFLVPKAEIVENGYDLSINRYKEVVYEEVEHRAPLEIIADIEALDAEIAQGLAELKSMLP from the coding sequence GTGATCACTGGTGAGCTGAAGGGCAAGATCGACCGCGTCTGGGATGCCTTCTGGTCGGGTGGCATCTCGAACCCGCTGGAGGTGATCGAGCAGATCACCTACCTGCTGTTCATGCGCCGCCTCGACGAGGTGCAGACCTTGGCGGAGAGCAAGGCCAAGCTCTTGGGCCACGGCGTGATCGAGGATGTCGTCTTCCTGCCTGACCAGCAGCAGCTGCGCTGGTCGCGCCTGAAGAACACGTCCGCCGACGACATGTTCGCCACCATGTCCGAAGACGTCTTTCCCTTCCTCCGCAGGCTCGGAGCCCAGGTGGGCGGCGATGGGTCCACCTACTCGGAGCATATGAAGGATGCACGGTTCACGATCCCGAATGCGGCGCTGCTCACCAAGGTGGTCGACCTGGTGGACGAGATCCCGATGGCCGATCGGGACACCAATGGCGATCTGTACGAGTATCTGCTGAGCAAGATCGCTTCGGCGGGGGTCAACGGACAGTTCCGCACGCCGCGCCACATCATCTCGTTGATGGTCGACCTGATGGCACCCACCCCGCAGGACGTGATCTGCGACCCCGCGTGCGGCACGGCGGGTTTCCTGGTGGGGGCTTCCGAGTACCTGCGGGAGCATCATCCGTCCATCAACACCAATGCGACGCATCGAGAGCATTTCCACGACGGAATGTTCCACGGCTATGACTTCGACAAGACGATGCTGCGCATTGGCAGCATGAACATGATGATGCACGGCGTGCAGCGGCCCGACATCGCCTATCGCGACTCGTTGAGTGAGGGCGCCGCGCACGACGAGGGCCGCTACTCGCTGATTCTGGCCAACCCGCCCTTCGCCGGTTCGCTCGACTATGAGCAGACCTCGGCCGAGCTGCTGAAGATGGTGAAGACGAAGAAGACGGAACTGCTCTTCTTGGCGCTCTTCCTCAAGTTGTTGAGCACGGGTGGCAGGGCCGCGGTGATCGTTCCCGATGGTGTGCTCTTCGGGTCATCCAAGGCACACAAGGACTTGCGCAAGGAGTTGGTGGAGAAACACTCGCTTGATGCGGTGATCAAGCTGCCGTCGGGTGTCTTCCGGCCGTATGCCGGTGTGTCGACGGCGATCCTGCTCTTCACGAAGACTGGCGTGGGTGGCACGAAGGACGTGTGGTTCTACGACGTGCGCGCCGACGGTTTCAGCCTGGACGACAAGCGCAATCCCATCGCGGAATCCGACCTGGACGATGTTCGCAAGCGTTGGAAGTCCCTCACGACGGCCGAGCCCACCAACACGACGGCCGAGCCCACCGACACGACGGCCGAGCCTGTCGAGGCCTCGGAGCGTGATCGCGCGCGCACCGAGCAGTCCTTCCTGGTGCCAAAGGCGGAGATCGTGGAGAACGGTTACGACCTCAGCATCAACCGCTACAAGGAGGTGGTCTACGAGGAGGTGGAGCACCGCGCCCCACTGGAGATCATCGCCGACATCGAGGCCTTGGACGCCGAGATCGCCCAGGGTCTCGCCGAGCTGAAGTCGATGCTCCCATGA
- a CDS encoding penicillin-binding transpeptidase domain-containing protein: MKSAAHLLALPTLAALLATTACTGGQDTTPPKNLPAADDAAKQFAAALAKGDVLKAPVVDAGPAQTELQVLTNGMDDLRPTITPGQVTYDGKSQSASVPLDHKLQLGSQTWSWQTTAPLKFVDGAWKVEWNPKIVQADLDGNTRLRHLRDAPKRASIVGSEGMALVEMTTAYQVGVDKASTAKTQWDATARKLAATLGLDAANYAKQVAAAGHKAFVPAITLRAGKVPETVKEMAGVSVIPVEMPLAPSSTFAAGILGGSGLASPEDVKAGKGDVEAADHVGTSGLQKRYDAQLRGSVGHRIDVVGRKVGTEAPTAAPASPGTSPSPAPDKDSPVKELFSSPAKPGTPVALSLNRGLQEKAEKALASQKGVASLVVLKVGSGDILAAANSPASGANPNATFGRYAPGSTFKVVSSLALLRKGVTPTTKVPCTANLTVNGRVFKNYTDFPSSKVGNITLTDALANSCNTAFLASAPKLGDSDLAQAAASLGMGMDHDAGFSSFFGSVPPAKDPVGKAADMIGQGTVEASPMAMAAVAASVASGKTVVPWLVASKKPTQKGTPLSPTEAKQLQQMMRAVVTDGSGKVLAGKMDGAKTGTAEFGSKTPPQTHAWMIAWNKDYAVAAMVAEGESGSKTAAPIIKSFLG; encoded by the coding sequence ATGAAGTCCGCCGCGCATCTGCTCGCACTGCCCACGCTCGCCGCATTGCTGGCCACCACCGCCTGCACCGGGGGTCAGGACACCACGCCACCCAAGAACCTCCCGGCCGCCGACGATGCGGCCAAGCAGTTCGCCGCCGCGCTGGCCAAGGGCGACGTGCTGAAGGCACCCGTCGTCGACGCCGGCCCGGCGCAGACCGAGCTGCAGGTGTTGACCAATGGCATGGATGACCTGCGGCCCACCATCACCCCTGGCCAGGTCACCTATGACGGCAAGTCACAGAGCGCCAGCGTCCCCCTGGACCACAAGCTCCAGCTGGGGAGCCAGACCTGGAGCTGGCAGACCACTGCCCCCCTGAAATTCGTCGACGGCGCATGGAAGGTGGAGTGGAACCCGAAGATCGTCCAGGCCGACCTGGACGGGAACACGCGACTGCGCCACCTGCGTGATGCCCCCAAGCGGGCCTCCATCGTGGGTTCCGAAGGAATGGCGCTGGTGGAGATGACCACCGCCTACCAGGTGGGGGTGGACAAGGCGAGCACCGCGAAGACCCAGTGGGATGCCACGGCACGCAAGCTGGCGGCCACGCTGGGCCTGGATGCCGCGAACTATGCCAAGCAGGTGGCGGCCGCCGGCCACAAGGCCTTCGTGCCCGCCATCACCCTGCGGGCCGGGAAGGTCCCGGAGACCGTCAAGGAGATGGCCGGGGTCTCGGTCATTCCCGTCGAGATGCCGCTGGCACCCAGCTCCACCTTCGCGGCCGGGATCCTGGGCGGTTCCGGCCTGGCCTCGCCGGAGGACGTGAAGGCCGGCAAGGGTGATGTGGAGGCAGCAGACCACGTCGGCACGTCGGGCCTGCAGAAGCGCTACGACGCACAACTGCGCGGAAGTGTCGGGCACCGGATCGACGTCGTGGGCAGGAAGGTCGGCACCGAGGCACCGACGGCGGCTCCCGCCAGCCCCGGCACCTCGCCCAGCCCGGCGCCGGACAAGGACAGCCCCGTGAAGGAGCTCTTCTCCAGCCCCGCCAAGCCGGGCACCCCCGTGGCGCTCAGCCTGAATCGAGGGCTGCAGGAGAAGGCGGAGAAGGCACTGGCCTCGCAGAAGGGCGTCGCCTCGCTGGTGGTGCTGAAGGTGGGCAGCGGTGACATCCTCGCCGCCGCCAACTCACCGGCCAGCGGCGCCAATCCGAACGCGACCTTCGGCCGCTACGCGCCGGGCTCCACCTTCAAGGTGGTCAGCTCCCTGGCACTGCTGCGCAAGGGAGTGACGCCGACGACGAAGGTTCCCTGCACCGCGAACCTGACTGTCAACGGCCGCGTCTTCAAGAACTACACGGACTTCCCCAGCTCCAAGGTGGGCAACATCACCCTCACCGATGCGCTGGCCAATTCCTGCAACACGGCCTTCCTGGCCAGCGCCCCCAAGCTCGGCGACAGTGACCTGGCGCAGGCCGCCGCCAGCCTGGGGATGGGCATGGACCACGACGCTGGTTTCTCCTCCTTCTTCGGCTCCGTCCCACCCGCGAAGGATCCGGTGGGCAAGGCCGCCGACATGATCGGCCAGGGAACCGTCGAGGCATCTCCGATGGCGATGGCCGCGGTGGCGGCCTCCGTCGCCTCCGGGAAGACGGTGGTGCCGTGGCTGGTGGCCAGCAAGAAGCCGACGCAGAAGGGCACGCCGCTGTCCCCCACCGAGGCCAAGCAGCTGCAGCAGATGATGCGGGCCGTGGTCACCGACGGTTCCGGCAAGGTGCTGGCCGGGAAGATGGACGGCGCCAAGACCGGCACGGCCGAGTTCGGCAGCAAGACCCCGCCACAGACGCACGCATGGATGATTGCGTGGAACAAGGACTACGCCGTCGCCGCCATGGTGGCCGAGGGCGAGTCCGGTTCGAAGACCGCGGCACCCATCATCAAGAGCTTCCTGGGCTGA
- a CDS encoding LLM class flavin-dependent oxidoreductase, with product MQIGIFTIGDVTADPTNGTVPTENQRIKATVAIAKKAEEIGLDVFATGEHHNPPFVAPANPPILMAHLAAVTEKLILSTATTLITTNDPVRLAEDYAYAQHLADGRIDLMLGRGNTGPVYPWFGKDIRQGINLALENYNLLHRLWREDVVDWQGKFRTALQGFTATPRPLDEIPPFVWHGSIRSPEIAEQAAYYGDGFFHNNIFWNIEYTRQMVELYRQRYEHYAHGKAEHAIVGLGGQFFMRKNSQDAVNEFRPYFDNAPVYGHGPMLEEFTHQTPLTVGSPQQVLERYLGMVDHVGHYQRQLFLIDHAGLPLKTVLEQLDLLGEILPEMRKGYAEGRPADIPDAPTHASMLAERGAVAEAAQYHFGDRQDVWTGTSDRDQNAV from the coding sequence ATGCAGATCGGCATCTTCACCATCGGCGACGTCACCGCCGACCCGACGAACGGCACCGTGCCCACCGAGAACCAGCGGATCAAGGCCACCGTCGCCATCGCGAAGAAGGCGGAGGAGATCGGCCTCGACGTCTTCGCCACCGGTGAGCACCACAACCCGCCCTTCGTCGCGCCTGCCAACCCGCCGATCCTGATGGCCCACCTCGCCGCGGTCACCGAGAAGCTGATCCTGTCGACGGCCACCACGCTGATCACCACCAATGACCCCGTGCGTCTGGCCGAGGACTATGCCTATGCCCAGCACCTGGCCGACGGCCGCATCGACCTGATGCTCGGCCGCGGCAACACCGGCCCGGTCTACCCCTGGTTCGGCAAGGACATCCGGCAGGGCATCAACCTCGCACTGGAGAACTACAACCTGCTGCACCGGCTGTGGCGCGAGGACGTCGTGGACTGGCAGGGCAAGTTCCGCACCGCCCTGCAGGGATTCACTGCGACGCCCAGGCCGCTCGACGAGATTCCGCCCTTCGTCTGGCACGGTTCCATCCGTTCCCCGGAGATCGCGGAGCAGGCCGCCTACTACGGTGACGGCTTCTTCCACAACAACATCTTCTGGAACATCGAGTACACCCGTCAGATGGTCGAGCTGTACCGCCAGCGCTATGAGCACTATGCGCACGGCAAGGCGGAACACGCCATCGTCGGGCTGGGTGGGCAGTTCTTCATGCGCAAGAACTCGCAGGATGCCGTCAATGAGTTCCGGCCCTACTTCGACAATGCCCCGGTCTACGGCCACGGGCCGATGCTGGAGGAGTTCACCCACCAGACGCCGCTGACCGTCGGATCCCCGCAGCAGGTGCTGGAACGCTACCTGGGAATGGTCGACCACGTCGGCCACTACCAGCGCCAGCTCTTCCTGATCGACCATGCGGGCCTGCCGCTCAAGACGGTGCTGGAGCAGTTGGACCTGCTGGGCGAGATCCTGCCCGAGATGCGCAAGGGCTATGCCGAGGGGCGCCCTGCGGACATCCCCGATGCCCCCACGCATGCGTCGATGTTGGCCGAGCGGGGTGCCGTCGCGGAGGCCGCGCAGTACCACTTCGGCGACCGACAGGACGTGTGGACGGGCACGAGCGACCGGGACCAGAACGCTGTCTGA
- a CDS encoding MATE family efflux transporter — MPSPTSPPQTRTSLSQEILALAIPAFATLVSEPLLLMADSAMVGHLGTRQLAGLGLASSVLNIINGLCVFLAYGTTSLVARRIGAGDSRRALAGGIDGMALGLGLGSLLAVVLNLTAPTVIGWYGAGPEVSSQAVDYLRIACWGLPMLLLMLASTGVLRGMKDTRTPLAVAVSMNLANIGLNALFMYGMGMGIRGSATGTLLAQAIGASVLTAVVLRGAVRAGVPLGVRVHGVLEAARGGVWLVMRSAWLQASLAVTVAVAARTGQVGLAGHQVTNSIWSFLCLALDALAIAAQAMVGHELGRGDAGKVRSITAKLCWWGVAGGLVFAAGLVLVRGVLAPVFTPDAEVQQLLVRLLLVLALITPIGGIVFVLDGVLIGAGDARYLAFAGMVATLAYVPMALAVDHAGRGVIWLWLAYGGYLLARVATLALRARSDAWMRLGA; from the coding sequence GTGCCCAGTCCCACCAGCCCGCCGCAGACCCGCACCAGCCTTTCACAAGAGATCCTTGCCCTCGCCATCCCGGCCTTCGCGACGCTGGTCAGCGAACCCCTGCTGCTGATGGCGGACTCGGCGATGGTGGGCCATCTGGGCACCCGCCAGCTCGCCGGGCTGGGCCTGGCCAGCAGCGTGCTCAACATCATCAACGGGCTGTGCGTCTTCCTCGCCTACGGCACCACCTCCCTGGTGGCGCGCCGGATCGGTGCCGGCGACAGCCGTCGAGCACTGGCCGGCGGCATCGACGGCATGGCGCTGGGGCTCGGACTCGGCAGCCTGCTCGCCGTGGTGCTGAACCTCACGGCGCCGACGGTGATCGGGTGGTACGGCGCAGGCCCCGAGGTCTCCTCGCAGGCCGTCGACTACCTGCGGATCGCCTGCTGGGGGCTGCCCATGCTGCTGCTGATGCTCGCCTCCACCGGCGTGCTGCGCGGCATGAAGGACACCCGCACCCCCTTGGCGGTCGCGGTCAGCATGAACCTGGCCAACATCGGGCTGAATGCCCTGTTCATGTACGGGATGGGGATGGGGATCCGCGGCTCCGCCACCGGAACCCTGCTCGCTCAGGCCATCGGGGCCTCGGTCTTGACAGCGGTGGTCCTGCGCGGCGCCGTCCGCGCCGGGGTGCCGCTGGGAGTTCGGGTGCATGGCGTGCTGGAGGCCGCCCGCGGCGGCGTCTGGCTGGTGATGCGCAGTGCGTGGCTGCAGGCCTCGCTGGCGGTCACCGTCGCCGTGGCGGCCCGAACCGGCCAGGTGGGCCTGGCCGGACACCAGGTGACGAACTCCATCTGGAGCTTCCTGTGCCTGGCCCTGGACGCGTTGGCCATCGCCGCCCAGGCTATGGTGGGGCACGAGCTGGGCCGGGGCGACGCCGGCAAGGTGCGCTCCATCACGGCCAAGCTGTGCTGGTGGGGCGTTGCCGGCGGGCTGGTCTTCGCCGCGGGACTGGTGCTGGTGCGCGGGGTGCTCGCGCCGGTCTTCACCCCGGATGCCGAGGTGCAGCAGTTGCTGGTGCGCCTGTTGCTGGTGCTGGCCCTGATCACGCCCATCGGGGGGATCGTCTTCGTCCTTGATGGCGTGCTGATCGGTGCCGGGGATGCACGCTACCTGGCCTTCGCGGGAATGGTGGCGACGCTGGCCTACGTGCCGATGGCCCTGGCTGTCGACCATGCCGGGCGCGGCGTCATCTGGCTCTGGCTGGCCTACGGCGGCTACCTGTTGGCCCGCGTCGCAACGCTCGCCCTGCGGGCCCGCAGCGACGCCTGGATGCGCCTGGGAGCCTGA
- a CDS encoding CE1759 family FMN reductase, whose product MKIVAISAGLGEPSSTQLLGERLLKAAGADQVHHVELRLLAHDLVNSLLTRMQSPALEQVITEVVEADALIVVSPVYNASVSGLFKMFFDVLHEGALLDKPVLLAATGGTPRHSLAIDQAMLPLFFYLKAAVAPTAVFAATDDWGDAGSGLDGRIERAGRELAAMVRVRRGESLGDVVDAPQERRERTVTADDFTVTKSFEEMFNAI is encoded by the coding sequence ATGAAGATCGTTGCCATCAGTGCCGGACTCGGCGAACCGTCGAGCACCCAGCTGTTGGGGGAGCGGCTGCTGAAGGCCGCGGGAGCAGATCAGGTGCACCATGTCGAGCTCCGACTGCTGGCGCATGACCTGGTGAACTCGTTGCTGACCCGGATGCAGTCGCCTGCCCTGGAGCAGGTGATCACGGAGGTGGTCGAGGCCGATGCCCTCATCGTGGTCAGCCCGGTCTACAACGCGTCGGTCTCCGGGCTGTTCAAGATGTTCTTCGACGTCCTGCACGAGGGTGCCCTGCTGGACAAGCCCGTCTTGCTCGCCGCCACGGGCGGCACGCCCCGTCACTCCCTGGCCATCGACCAGGCGATGCTGCCGCTCTTCTTCTACCTCAAGGCCGCCGTCGCACCCACCGCGGTCTTCGCCGCGACGGACGACTGGGGCGATGCCGGCTCCGGACTCGACGGCCGGATCGAGCGAGCCGGTCGGGAACTGGCCGCGATGGTGCGGGTTCGCCGGGGAGAGTCCCTGGGCGACGTCGTCGATGCCCCTCAGGAGCGCCGCGAACGCACGGTCACGGCCGACGACTTCACGGTGACGAAGTCCTTCGAGGAGATGTTCAACGCGATCTGA
- a CDS encoding Lrp/AsnC family transcriptional regulator translates to MTKDATHHAQGGPRNKGPRQLDATDHQIIRLLMENGRMSNAALAAATKTAESTSHARVQALREAGVISGIHAEVDTTAIGRPLQALIFVRIHPGSREELQPETERLAKLPAVLNVFFLGGHYDFVLWVAASNPTELRAFVLHDLSEHRAVASTETSVILDHRRGTNFNAQFEQD, encoded by the coding sequence GTGACCAAAGACGCCACACACCACGCCCAGGGCGGCCCACGGAACAAGGGCCCACGTCAGCTGGACGCCACCGACCACCAGATCATCAGACTCCTGATGGAGAACGGTCGGATGAGCAATGCGGCACTCGCAGCGGCCACCAAGACGGCCGAGTCGACGAGCCACGCACGTGTCCAGGCCCTGCGCGAGGCGGGGGTGATCAGCGGTATCCACGCGGAGGTTGACACCACCGCCATCGGGCGGCCGCTGCAGGCACTGATCTTCGTGCGGATCCATCCCGGTTCCCGCGAGGAACTCCAACCCGAGACCGAACGGCTGGCGAAGCTGCCCGCCGTGCTCAATGTCTTCTTCCTGGGCGGCCACTACGACTTCGTGTTGTGGGTGGCCGCTTCCAATCCCACCGAGCTGCGCGCCTTCGTCCTGCACGACCTCAGTGAGCACCGCGCCGTCGCCAGCACCGAGACCTCGGTGATCCTGGACCATCGGCGGGGAACCAACTTCAACGCCCAGTTCGAACAGGACTGA
- a CDS encoding amino acid permease produces the protein MTEQESVQNGPVPPNSRRPTTGLGAHEVQLQRGLTNRHLQLIAIGGAIGTGLFLGSGRTIHLAGPSILLVYAVIGFFLFFVMRAMGELLLSNLAYKSFADFATDLIGTWAGFYIGWTYWMCWVVIGIADTVAICGYLSVWYPDLPKWIPALCVVLLLTGLNMVAVRLFGEMEFWFAMIKIVTIVALIFVGGYLALTAFQPPQAGAPAASIAHLWDRGGFFPTGVSGFLAGFQIAIFSFQGIEMAGTAAAETADPTHNLPKAINSIPARVLIFYVLALGVIMSVVPWDMIDPEHSPFVTMFGFVGIVIAFHVINFVVLTSAASSANSGVYSTSRIMYGLAREGDAPARFAELSGRHIPRNALFLTALCISPAIIMVSLEGSVMEAFSMIAGVSSVLYISVWGLIMVSYIQYLKKFPERHATSAFRMPLPRLMPWATLVFFAAIFVVLALSKDSRMALLAAPVWVGLMALLYRMMGPGRRSHAKLDFDAMREVEEAAHGAAAHGRTKSQ, from the coding sequence ATGACCGAACAAGAATCCGTCCAGAACGGCCCGGTCCCACCCAATTCACGCCGCCCAACCACGGGGCTGGGCGCGCACGAAGTGCAGCTCCAGCGTGGCCTGACCAACCGGCACCTGCAGCTGATCGCCATCGGCGGTGCCATCGGCACCGGCCTGTTCCTCGGTTCCGGCCGCACCATCCACCTCGCCGGCCCGTCCATCCTGCTCGTCTACGCCGTCATCGGCTTCTTCCTCTTCTTCGTGATGCGGGCCATGGGCGAGCTCCTGCTGTCCAACCTCGCCTACAAGTCCTTCGCGGACTTCGCCACCGACCTGATCGGCACCTGGGCCGGCTTCTACATCGGCTGGACCTACTGGATGTGCTGGGTGGTCATCGGCATCGCCGACACCGTCGCCATCTGTGGCTACCTGTCCGTCTGGTACCCAGATCTCCCGAAGTGGATTCCCGCCCTGTGCGTGGTCCTGCTGCTGACCGGCCTGAACATGGTGGCCGTCCGGCTCTTCGGTGAGATGGAGTTCTGGTTCGCGATGATCAAGATCGTGACCATCGTCGCCCTCATCTTCGTGGGTGGCTACCTGGCGCTGACCGCCTTCCAGCCCCCGCAGGCCGGTGCCCCCGCGGCATCCATCGCCCACCTGTGGGACCGTGGCGGCTTCTTCCCGACGGGCGTCTCCGGCTTCCTGGCCGGCTTCCAGATCGCCATCTTCTCCTTCCAGGGCATCGAGATGGCCGGTACCGCCGCCGCCGAGACCGCCGACCCGACGCACAACCTGCCGAAGGCCATCAACTCCATCCCCGCCCGTGTGCTGATCTTCTACGTCCTGGCCCTCGGCGTGATCATGTCCGTGGTCCCGTGGGACATGATCGACCCCGAGCACAGTCCCTTCGTGACGATGTTCGGCTTCGTGGGCATCGTGATCGCCTTCCACGTGATCAACTTCGTGGTGCTCACCTCGGCCGCCTCGTCGGCCAACTCGGGTGTCTACTCCACGTCGCGCATCATGTACGGCCTGGCCCGCGAGGGTGACGCCCCCGCCCGCTTCGCCGAGCTGTCCGGGCGCCACATCCCGCGCAATGCGCTCTTCCTGACCGCCCTGTGCATCTCGCCGGCCATCATCATGGTCTCGCTGGAGGGTTCGGTGATGGAGGCCTTCAGCATGATCGCCGGTGTCTCCTCGGTGCTCTACATCTCCGTGTGGGGCCTGATCATGGTCAGCTACATCCAGTACCTCAAGAAGTTCCCGGAGCGTCACGCCACCAGCGCGTTCCGGATGCCGCTGCCACGCCTGATGCCCTGGGCGACGCTGGTCTTCTTCGCGGCAATCTTCGTGGTGCTCGCCCTGTCCAAGGACTCCCGGATGGCGCTGCTGGCGGCTCCCGTGTGGGTCGGTCTGATGGCCCTGCTGTACCGGATGATGGGCCCGGGAAGGCGCAGCCACGCGAAGCTGGACTTCGACGCCATGCGTGAGGTCGAGGAGGCTGCGCACGGGGCCGCCGCACACGGACGGACCAAGAGTCAGTAG
- the ald gene encoding alanine dehydrogenase, whose amino-acid sequence MRIAIPTEVKNNEFRVGITPVGVHELVKHGHEVFVQKGAGLGSSITDEEYVAQGATMVEGAEETWAKGEMVIKVKEPIKQEYGFLREDMILFTYLHLAADKPQTDALLKAGTTGIAYETVQLPDRSLPLLYPMSEVAGCLAPQVGANHLLKANGGRGVLLGGVGGVQQAKVVILGGGVAGQNAAQIAMGMGADVTMLDVDLNKLRQSYWRYGNKVHALASSALTVREQVLAADLVIGTVLIPGAKAPKLVTNEMVSQMKPGSVLVDVAIDQGGCFEDSHPTTHADPTFEVHNSVFYCVANMPGAVPNTSTWALTNATLPYAVRIADKGWKQALADDPALAKGLNTHAGKCTFQGVAEAFDIEFTPVEDLLK is encoded by the coding sequence ATGCGCATTGCTATCCCCACAGAGGTCAAGAACAACGAGTTCCGCGTCGGAATCACCCCGGTCGGCGTGCACGAACTGGTCAAGCACGGGCACGAGGTCTTCGTGCAGAAGGGTGCCGGGCTCGGTTCCTCCATCACCGACGAGGAGTACGTCGCCCAGGGCGCGACGATGGTCGAGGGTGCCGAGGAGACCTGGGCCAAGGGCGAGATGGTCATCAAGGTCAAGGAGCCCATCAAGCAGGAGTACGGCTTCCTGCGCGAGGACATGATCCTGTTCACCTACCTGCACCTGGCCGCAGACAAGCCGCAGACCGACGCCCTGCTGAAGGCCGGCACCACCGGCATCGCCTACGAGACCGTGCAGCTGCCCGACCGCTCGCTGCCGCTGCTCTACCCGATGAGCGAGGTTGCCGGTTGCCTGGCACCGCAGGTGGGCGCCAACCACCTGCTGAAGGCCAATGGCGGCCGCGGCGTCCTGCTCGGCGGTGTCGGCGGCGTGCAGCAGGCCAAGGTCGTCATCCTCGGCGGCGGCGTTGCCGGCCAGAATGCAGCGCAGATCGCGATGGGCATGGGCGCCGACGTGACGATGCTCGACGTGGACCTGAACAAGCTGCGCCAGAGCTACTGGCGTTACGGCAACAAGGTGCACGCCCTGGCCTCGTCGGCCCTGACCGTGCGCGAGCAGGTGCTGGCCGCTGACCTGGTGATCGGCACCGTGCTGATCCCCGGCGCCAAGGCACCCAAGCTGGTCACCAACGAGATGGTCTCCCAGATGAAGCCCGGTTCGGTGCTCGTCGACGTCGCCATCGACCAGGGCGGCTGCTTCGAGGACTCGCACCCCACCACGCACGCGGATCCCACCTTCGAGGTGCACAACTCGGTCTTCTACTGCGTGGCCAACATGCCCGGTGCCGTCCCGAACACCTCCACCTGGGCACTGACCAATGCCACCCTGCCCTACGCCGTGCGCATCGCGGACAAGGGCTGGAAGCAGGCGCTTGCCGATGATCCCGCGCTGGCCAAGGGTCTCAACACCCACGCGGGCAAGTGCACCTTCCAGGGTGTCGCCGAGGCCTTCGACATCGAGTTCACCCCCGTCGAAGACCTCCTGAAGTAG
- a CDS encoding SAF domain-containing protein, with product MSTTTGASPRASQRERGRPENEQAVAVPVGHLKARRSPRLVAAGLLVACLGGLGGAMAYQQASHANQVIVVQHTVPRGEVVRQSDLAVVTIGSAPGVHTTPARDLDALIGRRALVDLPAGSLVATESVGEPRLPDGTAQLGLKLAAGRLPVEPLPAGTPVDLVEVTSDKQGVTAATQSSSLVVEARIQTAGQPSPDGSAVVLDVAVPAAQAQRIADLAARDLLVIVRRPGG from the coding sequence ATGTCCACCACCACCGGCGCCAGCCCGCGCGCCAGCCAGCGCGAACGGGGCCGCCCGGAGAACGAGCAGGCCGTCGCCGTCCCCGTCGGCCACCTGAAGGCGCGCCGAAGCCCCCGGCTGGTTGCCGCGGGCCTTCTGGTCGCGTGCCTCGGCGGCCTGGGCGGGGCGATGGCCTACCAACAGGCCTCCCATGCGAACCAGGTCATCGTCGTGCAGCACACGGTGCCCCGCGGCGAGGTGGTTCGCCAGTCCGACCTGGCGGTGGTGACCATCGGGTCAGCCCCTGGCGTGCACACCACGCCGGCCCGTGACCTCGACGCCCTGATTGGGCGACGCGCCCTGGTGGACCTGCCCGCGGGATCCCTGGTGGCCACTGAGTCCGTGGGCGAGCCGCGCCTGCCGGACGGGACGGCGCAGCTGGGCCTGAAGTTGGCCGCCGGACGGCTCCCCGTCGAGCCGCTGCCCGCCGGCACGCCCGTCGACCTGGTGGAGGTGACCTCGGACAAGCAGGGCGTCACCGCCGCCACCCAGTCCTCGTCCCTGGTGGTGGAGGCCCGGATCCAGACGGCCGGGCAGCCCAGTCCCGACGGCTCCGCGGTGGTGCTCGACGTCGCGGTACCCGCAGCACAGGCCCAGCGGATTGCCGACCTGGCGGCACGGGACCTGCTGGTCATCGTGCGCCGGCCCGGGGGTTGA